The stretch of DNA CAGGGATTTCGTGGCCTCTGTGTCATATCGCACAACCACCGGGATTCCCGTTTTTTCCGTGAACTGACGGAGAATCGGCTCGGCGTAGACGGCATCATGCGCACAGAACACAACGAGTGATGTCGGAGCCGGTTGCTGGATCCAGCTCCAGAAGATGAAGAGCCCCAGAGCACCGACCATCGCCAGAGGCCACCACAGTCGAGCGGAATTTTCACGATGATTTGATCCGCTCAACCTTGGTGCCCCGTGTGCAAGTTCCAAAACGTCGTTCTGCCAGCTGGATTCAACATTTTATCGCTGCGAGCCTTGTGTCTCCACGCTCTGTTATCAGTAAGGAGCTGACATAACAGGAATCGTTCGGCAGTTTCGCTTTCGCTCAGCTTCAATTTCCATGTTGTACCACACTCTGTGACTGCTGTTCTGGAAGATGATCCAATGCCAGCTCATAACATGCCGCCATCTCGGCATTGCGTAGATAAAGTTTGGAACCAATCAACACGGGATGATTCCAGGTCTTGCCTTCGATGGCGGGGATCCGGGCCAGCTCGACAGGCTTCGCAGGATCAGCCTTCAATAACACGACTTCGCCTGTTTCGCTGGTGACCAGGAGTTGACCCGCATCGGGAAGCAGCAAAACCTGGCCATTCCCGTAGCGACCCCGCTTCCACGCACGCTTGCCGGTTTCTAATGAAACACAGGTAAAGATGTTGCCATCAAATCCATAGAGGTAGTTCTGATATTCAACGAAGTCATTGAAATCCGGCTTCAAATCGCGAGAAGTCCAGTCTTCAGTCACTTCCCACTGATCACCCTTTTGACATGCTGTCACCTTGCGGGTTCCCAACCCTAAGCTCGTTGCAATGAAAGCCGAGTTTCCCACCACCAGTGGCTGCAAGGCCCGATAATTGTCGCCAGCCCAGCGGTGTTCCCAGATTGTGTGACCATCTGCGACATCCAGAAATTGCAGACCCACATTCGTACTCATGAGCAACCCGCTCACACCATCAAATGACGCCAGTTGAGCTGAACTGTAGCTGTGATCTCCCGAAGGGACTGACCACGCCAGTTCGCCATCAGCCGCCCGATATGCCAGCACACCCTTATTTTCCGCGCCACCGGCATGCACAATCACCAATCCCTGCACTACTAAAGGTGATGAGGCAAAACCCCACATGGGTGGTTTTCTCCCGGCATCCTGCTGAAGATCGCGCGTCCAGCGCTTGGTTCCCGTGACGGGATCCAGCGCCAGGAGCACTCCATTGGCACCCAGGGCAAAGAGGCCTTCATCGGCAATCGTGGGCGTCGCCCGCGGACCGGCTCCCGCCACAGCTTCCCAGAAGCGGCTCGGATATGTCGTGGCCCAGATCGTCTCACCAGTGGTCGCATTCAAGCAGACCACAGCTTCTTCTTCGCCGCGCTGTTCCTGAGTGAAGAGCCGATTTCCTGCGACAGAAAATGATGACCAGCCGGGGCCAATCGGTTTCTTCCAGAGCGATTTCGGAGGTGTCTCCTCCCAGTTCGACTTCAGGACAATCCCCGGTTGACGACCATCACGAGCTGCCCCTCGAAAGGCTGGCCAGGCGGCATCTGCCAGCAGAATCTTCTCCGATGGTGCAGGGCTGGCAGTCTCAGCAGCCTTGCTGGCGACTGTTTGCAGATACCGCTCTTCTGCTGTCGGGATCCACCGCCAGGAGAGTTCGGGTTGAAAGGTTCCGTCCACCCCTGCCGATTGCAATGAATCCCAGTATCCCAAGGTGAGAGCCACTGCTCCCAGTGCCACTGGCAACCGCCATTTCGGCTGGGCTGCCAGAAGGCATAGACTCACGGCAAATGCGCCCGCTCCGTAAGGCACGACATACATGATGGCATTCATGTTGGCCAGACTCGGATGCAGCAGTGTGATGGAAATCCCAATCATGGCGATGGTGAGCAGGGCACCCAGCAGCCGTTCGCGAATGCTTGAGCGACTGAATGTGACCCACCACACAAGGATCAGGACACCTGCGACGGCTGGGCCCAGAAAACTCGCAAAAATCACAGGTAAAGAGGGCGACTCCACCAGGGCAGGAATCATGCGCAGCAGAAACATCAGCACCACCAGGCATGCCGCCGGCCACCAGCGTAAAGTGCGCGGCTGAACCGCAGGAGTCGATACTCCTTCCGGATGGCTTGCCAGTTCCGGAGGACTGGCTGATGAATCCGTCTTCATATTCGTAATCCTAAAAGTTACAATTCTTGTGACTAAGAATATCGTTTCAAAGTCGTTTGTGTCAGCTATCCTGCTCGCGATCAGCGTTTGGTTTTGCCTTTTCGTGAACCCGATATAGCTTTGGTCTGTTCAACCAGCCGAGTGGTTTGGGAGTGTTTTTTGGCAGCCGCTGGTTGGCGTTCTTTCTCCGAGGGGCAGCAGATCCCCAGTTTGATCATGCGATTGACAACCATCTGCGAGAATTCCGCCACACTGGTGCGTCCCAGATTCCGGCGGAAGACCGCTTCGGCCTCAGCAATCACCTCTCGCAACACAGCTTCAATATGTTCTCCGACCTGGCATTCATCCCGCTCGACTTCGCGTGGAAAACTGATCAGCGACGTGCCAGATTCCACCACGGCATCAAAAACTTCTCCCAGATGAATCGCACTGGCGGGCCGTGCCAGGCGTGAGCCACCGCTGGCCCCGCGACGAGTTTCAATCAACCCGGCTTTCTGCAACTGGGTCAACAATCGGCGGACAACCACCGAATGGGTATTGATACTTCGCCCCAACTCATCCGAAGAAACCCACTCCACACCTTGCTCACCCTGCCAGGCCAGATAGCCCAGCACATGAGCCGCAACAGTAAACCGCGTATCCATCAAATCCACACCGCTTCAGCATAAATGTAATTCTTTCAGTTACAATAGGGACCTTCTCTCGTCTTTGTCAAGATCCGATTACTTGGGGAAACGAGGACGTCTAAGGTCTCCCCTTCAGTGTAAAGTGGTGAAAAGAGCTGAGAAGCGGAAAAAATGGTGGGTACTCATGGTAAGTAAGTTTTAAATACCAAACAGTCGGAGCACTGCTGGCGAGCCAGTAGTGGCACGCGATCATGAAGCGGAGGTCGTAATCCTTACATCTGCGGTGCAAAGCCGGGGGCGTAGTGGGGGCGGGTCCAGAGATTGTTGATTTCGGGTGTGGTGTTCCATGATTGGCTGATGCTGGAAGGTTCTGCATTTCCCTTGAGTGATTGGGAGTGGAGTGTCTGACCCAGACGCCAGGAGATGTTTCCCAGGTGGCAGAGCATGGTGCTTTTCTGGCCTTCTTCAATCTCGGCCTGGAGAGGTTGGTTGCCGCGAATCGCTTCGATGAAGTTCTCGAAGTGAATCAGATCGCCACCAGTCCCCGTGTTTTTCGCGATTTCCGCACCATCCATATCGAACGCGCGATAGCCTGAGCCTTCGATGGAGAGGGAACCCTGCTCGCCATAGAACTCAACAAAGGGGAGCTTATCGGGCCGGCGTGCGTGAGAACTGCTCCCTTCCCAGAGAATGCCATGTGTCCCGTAATCAAAGAGGCAGCCGCCGGTATCGGGGGATTCCTGCGTTTTTCCCAGATGGTAATGCCCACCCAGATAGCTGACGGCCTGCAGATGATCTCGCTCACCTTGCTTTCCACTTAACCCCCAGCGGGCCAGATCGAGAGCATGAATGCCGTTGTTGCCCAGCTCGCCGTTGCCGTAATCCCAGAACCAGTGCCACTGATAATGGACGAGGTTCTCGACGTAATCCCGGCGGGGGACAGGCCCTTGCCAGAGCTCGAAATTCAACCCGGCAGGAATGGCGGCCGGTGATTGCGGGCCCACCGGTTTTCTCAAATTGTTGTACCAGCAGCGGGCGTAAGTGAGTCGGCCAATAACTCCTTCATGCAGCTTGCTGATCGCTTCCTGAATGGCAGGCCAGCTGCGCCTCTGGTTGCCCATTTGAACGAGGCGTTTGTGTTTGCGGGCCGCTGCGACCATCCAGATGGCTTCCTGGGGATCGTGACTCCCCGGCTTTTCGACGTAAACATGCTTGCCGGCGGCACAAGCGAGAATGGTGGCCGGGGCCTGCCAGAAGTTGGGAGCCGCAATGACGAGTGCATCGACGGTCCGATCATCGAGAATGCGACGAAAATCGTCGGTGGTCTGAGGGAGAACTGCTTTGGCGGAAGCTTGGTCATGTTTGGCTGCGATGGCTTTGAGAGCGCTATTGAGCCGTTTTTCATCGACATCGCAAATCCATGCCAGTTCGACGCCGGGAGTCGCCAGAGCCGACTGCACATGGGCCATCCCTCGTCCGAGACCCATGACACCGATACGAACGCGGTCTGATGATTTCGGGGTGGTTTGGCCGGTGGCTGTTGTTGATTGCGCTGAGGGTTTGTCTTGAGCACTGATGGGGTTGGTTGCGCTGCGGGCAGCCAGGATGCCCAGTGAGGTTGCTGCGAGAAATTCTCGGCGATCGAGCGGAGAGGGGAAGGTGTTCATTGAAGGTTTTCCTCGCAGAGCATTCGCAAGATCAATCTTGAAAACGGGCTGGGTGACGGGAAATCGTGGAAGCTCGTTACGGCTCACCGTGGCAGGGTTAAAGCCGGTATTCAAGCGATTTTTTCCATTTCTCGATGATACCGGCGAACGCAAGGCCTCTCCCTTGGATGAAATTCACACGAAATCTTCATCAGAAGATGGTCTTCTGAAGTGGCAGCTTGTCGGCATTCCGCGCTAAGATATGGCGTCGGATAAGGGGATGATTTTTTCTTGACCAGCAGATAGGAACCACGGGTGGCTGATCTACATGCACTTGTTGCCAGGCTGGAGCAGAATATCAGTCTGGCGCTTCTGGGTAAGCCCGAGCCTGTCCGTCAATCGCTGGTGGCCTTGCTTGCTGAAGGGCATCTTCTGGTAGAAGATGCGCCAGGCGTGGGTAAGACTTCGCTGGCGAAAGCGATATCGAAAAGCCTGGATTGCAAGTTTACTCGCCTGCAGTTCACGCCTGATATGCTCCCCAGTGATATTCTCGGGTCGAGTGTGTATCTGCCGAACCTGGGAAACTTTGAGTTTCGTAAAGGGCCGATCTTTACCAACGTTCTGCTGGCCGACGAAATCAATCGCACGACTCCTCGTACGCAAAGTGCTTTGCTGGAGGCGATGAGCGAAGGGCAGGTTTCGATCGAAGGGACGACTTACGCTCTCGAGGCACCATTTTTTGTACTGGCCACGCAAAATCCGTTCGAGTTTGAAGGGACCTATCCGCTGCCAGAGAACCAATTGGACCGCTTCATGATCTGCATTGAGATCGGCTATCCCGCTCGTGAAGTCGAGAAAGAGGTGCTGGTCAATCATCGGAGTGGTCAACCGGTCGATCGCATTGGGCCTGTCATTAGCGGTGACGAATTGCGACAACTGCAACTGGCCACACGCGAAGTCAAAGTGGATGACTCGATCAACGACTATATTCTCGATCTGGTGACGGCCACGCGGACTCATGAAGAACTGCAATTAGGAGTCAGTACACGTGGGGCCATTACGCTGTACCGGGCCGTGCAGGGCCAGGCCTTTCTGAGTGGGCGGGATTACGCCATTCCCGATGATGTGAAGGCCCTCGCAGGGCCTGTGCTGGCCCATCGCACTGTACTAAAAGGGGTAATGCGGGAAGGCCAGAGAGAGCGATCCAAGGCCGTGATCCGTCAGATTCTCAACAAGACTGCCACACCGTCGTAAGCGATGATTACCTGCAATTTCTCTTCTTTGGCAGACCAGCGGCAGGAAGTTTTTGCTTTTCTCCGCGTGATTCGATAACCCTTGGAACGTGGCCAACATCACCAGCGAACCAGATAAGCAAGTGCGAACAGGCCTTGCCATCTCGAATGCTTTGTCGTTGAGCAGCTTCCTTGCGGAAAGGGTCATCATGAAGTGTGGCGTTCAAATCCTGCTGTTGTCTTGTCTGGTGCTCAACGTGGGGTTACCTGCGGCTTATGGCCAGTCGAAGCCGACTCGCGAAGAGAAAGTGCGGGCTGATAAAGCGAAGGTCGAATCGGAAGGTTTCTGGATTTACAACGACCTTGCGCGAGGATTGGAAGAGGCCAGAAAGACGGGCAAACCACTGGTGGTTGTGCTTCGCTGCATTCCTTGTGAGGAATGTGTCAAACTCGACGACGACCTCATGGAAAAAGATCCTGTCGTCCGGCCACTGCTCGATCAATTCGTCTGCGTACGCATTGTGGGAACGAATGGACTGGATCTCTCGCTGTTTCAGTTCGATACAGATCAATCGTTCGCTGTATTTTTTCTGAATGCAGATCAAACCATCTACGGCCGGTTTGGCACCCGCTCGCATCGCACAGAATGGGTGGGTGATGTTTCGCTCAAGGGGCTTGCCAAAGCACTGCAGAAAACATTAAGCCTGCATGCTGATTTTAAGAACGTGAAGTCGTCGTTGGCGGCCAAGCGTGGGGCCACTCCCGAGTTTGCCACACCGGAGCAGTTTCCTGCCCTGAAAGCTCAGTATGGCCCCAAGCTGGATTACTCGGGGAATGTGGTCAAAAGCTGTATTCATTGCCACCAGATTGGCGATGCCAAGCGAACTCTGCAGCGATCGCGATCGGAACCATTCCCTGAGGAACTGATCTTTCCCTATCCACATCCGGCATCGATCGGGTTGATTCTTGATCCTCATGAATGTGCCACCATCAAAGATGTGGTCGCTGGTTCGTGGGGACAGAAGGCCGGCCTGAAGGCAGGTGATCAGTTGCAAACGATGAATGGGCAGCCACTGCTTTCGATGGCTGATGTGCAATGGGTGCTGCATCAGACAGACGCTGCCGGGGCGTCGATCTCATTAGAAGTGCTCCGCAATGGATCAGTGAAGAAGGTCTCGTTGAAGTTGCCAGCCGGCTGGCGAAAAACAGGGGATCTCACCTGGCGAAGTTCCACATGGGGATTGCGGCGGATGACGACCGGCGGGTTGGTGCTCGAAGAACTGACGAGTGCCGAGAGACAAGACCTATCGATTGAAGAAGACAAAATGGCCTTACGGGCCAAGCATGTTGGCCAATATGGGCCCCATGCCGCCGCAAAGTCGGCAGGTTTTGAAAAAGGGGATGTGATTGTCGCTTATGACAACCAGACTCATCTTCTTCGAGAGGCGGATCTCATTGCGTATGGACTCCAGCAGACCAGGCCACGGCAAGTGATTCCGGTGAAGGTCATACGCAGTGGAAAAACGCTCACACTACGTCTTCCCATGCAGGAATAAAGCAGACTGCCAGTCGAGGTGAGGAGATCGTCTCGACTGGCAGCACACCGCTGATGAGTTTGGCGATTAATCGCTGGTCACTCGCAGATAGACCTTGATGGCCTCTTTGTCTTCGACGAGACGGCGAATCAGTTCGGCATAGTTTTCCAGCCCATCGACCCGGGTGGTGAGCAGCTTTTCGGTGACGCCCGGGAAGGCCAGTTCCCCATGAGCCAAAGCCTGAATGCCCAACTCGAAGTGGCGGCGGTTGCCATTGACGGAGCCCACGAGGAGTTTATTTCCCAAGACCCATTCGAGGTTGATTTTGTCGGAAGGGACAGTCGCTGTCCCCTGCCCACCAGTAATGCTGGTCCACACGAGGGCACCGTTGTGCGATAAGACTTCCATGGCCTGAAAGGCGAGTTGGCTCGAGCCTGTGGCTTCAACGATCAACTGAGGCTTACCCGTTTGCTTGACCAGTTGATCGAGAGGAGTTTCGGCTGTGCTGACATAGGTGGCGCCGTAGGCTTCGGCGATCTCGGCTTTTTTGTTGCCAGCTTTTCTGGACCGGGCCACTGTATAAACTTCGAGACCTTTGAGGCGAAGCATCATGGTGGAAAGCAGGCCAATCTGGCCGGAACCCATCACGTAGGCGACTTCGGGCTTCCAGACCTGCAGGCGCTGCTGTGCCAGATAAGCCTGTTCGATCGCCTTGGCGCAGACGCTGGCCGGTTCACTGAGAACACCCAGGTGCTTGAGTTGTTTGGGAACTTTGACCATGAATTCACAGTCATCGACCCAACGCTCGGTGAGAAAGCCATGCCTTAAGTTGATGCCGCGTTCGTAATAGGTTTCTTCGCTGGTGATATCGTTGCGGCCAATCTGGTCGTAGATCGAACCACCAGGCCGGCGAACTGTACAGGAGACATAATCGCCCGGCTGCAGATCTTTCACATTCGGGCCGACGGCCTCGACAATGCCGAAACTTTCGTGGCCTAAAACCAGATAGTCGAATCCGGTGGGGGCATTGCCATAGAGGGCTTCGTTGATTTCGCGATCCGTCGCATCGACACCAATTTCCAGCGACCTGACCAGAACTCCCCGGCCACCGGGAATCGAATCGAGTTGCGGGGGTTCGATCTCCCGCAGATGAATGCTGTGAGGTTTGCCAGGGTAAACAGCGACCGCTTTCATGAGCGAAGAACTTTCTAGCCGAAGTGGGTGGGTTAAGCCACATTTTGTTGATGTCAGGTTTATCCTGATGGAACTGGCCGCACAATTCAGAAGATTACCTGTTGAAGCATGATTCGAACAATCGAACTCCTGGTTTCCTTCAGGTTTCAATGGGGCAGGTTTGGTGAAGGGACACTTTCCGTGCAGGATGAATCTCTGTGTTTGCGGGTAGCGCCATCATGAAATGACTGGGGCCTCACCTGAAATGGAGGGGGGATGGCAAGTCTGTTGGAGTGATTTGAAACCCTTTGCCGCTTGACACTTCGGTCAATCAAGAGAACAATCGCCGCGCAATCATCCTTGATCTGCTGAAATGCGTTGACCATGAGTGAGTTGATGTATCTTCACAGCAGGTAAGCCCTATTGTTTAAGGCTGAGTAGATCAGCCGGTTCGAATCATCTGGTAGAACTCAGGAAGAGAAAGCGTTTTTACATGAGTGGTCCAATTATCCGCAGCGGTGCGAGCCCGAAGTTTTCCGAGAACTATGACCGAATTTTTGGTGGTACCAAGAAGCCAGCAGCCAAGAAAGCTGCTGCCAAGCCAGTAGCCGAAGCAAAGCCTGCTGCCGCCAAGGCCTCGAAAAAGGCTGCTGTCAAAGCCGTGGCAAAGAAGGCTGCTCCTAAAAAAGCGGTGAAAAAAGCGACGAAGAAAGCTGCGAAGTAATACGAATTGCCACTTGAAATCGCGTGTCGTGGCTCACAAAAACATGCTTGCCCAAGGCTGCAAACATGGTACATAGAGCCACGACTCCATAGATCGCGTGCAGCAGATCGGTAAGCCTCGTTCTAAGTGGTTGCCGGAGGTTTCCCTTGGTTTTTGAACCGGCAAATCGCGCAGTGAACCCTCATGATGACATAGTAATCATCACAATAGCGTCGTGGAAAACCTGGGTGGTGGGCTGGCTGGGATTACTCGTTGCAAGCCTGATACTGGCCCCGATACCTGCGGTGAATGAAACACATTACCTGGGCAAAGCTCGACACTTTGCAAATCCTGCCTGGTGCGAGAACGATTTCTTCCTGAATTCTCCCAGCGTGCATGTCGTGTTTTTTGCGAGCACCGGCTGGCTGCCCCCATTTTTCGGCATGACAGCCACTGCCTTACTGGTGCGAGCTGCTGGCCTTTTCGTGCTGGCTTATGGGACTTATCGCCTGAGTCAGGTGCTGGGGTTGTCTAGTGGCGGTTATCTTTCCGGACTGTGGTTATGGCCGGTCCTGGTGGCGACGATCAATGTTTCTGGCGAGTGGATTGTCGGTGGAGCCGAG from Planctopirus ephydatiae encodes:
- a CDS encoding outer membrane protein assembly factor BamB family protein, translated to MKTDSSASPPELASHPEGVSTPAVQPRTLRWWPAACLVVLMFLLRMIPALVESPSLPVIFASFLGPAVAGVLILVWWVTFSRSSIRERLLGALLTIAMIGISITLLHPSLANMNAIMYVVPYGAGAFAVSLCLLAAQPKWRLPVALGAVALTLGYWDSLQSAGVDGTFQPELSWRWIPTAEERYLQTVASKAAETASPAPSEKILLADAAWPAFRGAARDGRQPGIVLKSNWEETPPKSLWKKPIGPGWSSFSVAGNRLFTQEQRGEEEAVVCLNATTGETIWATTYPSRFWEAVAGAGPRATPTIADEGLFALGANGVLLALDPVTGTKRWTRDLQQDAGRKPPMWGFASSPLVVQGLVIVHAGGAENKGVLAYRAADGELAWSVPSGDHSYSSAQLASFDGVSGLLMSTNVGLQFLDVADGHTIWEHRWAGDNYRALQPLVVGNSAFIATSLGLGTRKVTACQKGDQWEVTEDWTSRDLKPDFNDFVEYQNYLYGFDGNIFTCVSLETGKRAWKRGRYGNGQVLLLPDAGQLLVTSETGEVVLLKADPAKPVELARIPAIEGKTWNHPVLIGSKLYLRNAEMAACYELALDHLPEQQSQSVVQHGN
- a CDS encoding Rrf2 family transcriptional regulator, whose amino-acid sequence is MDTRFTVAAHVLGYLAWQGEQGVEWVSSDELGRSINTHSVVVRRLLTQLQKAGLIETRRGASGGSRLARPASAIHLGEVFDAVVESGTSLISFPREVERDECQVGEHIEAVLREVIAEAEAVFRRNLGRTSVAEFSQMVVNRMIKLGICCPSEKERQPAAAKKHSQTTRLVEQTKAISGSRKGKTKR
- a CDS encoding Gfo/Idh/MocA family protein is translated as MRSPVSSRNGKNRLNTGFNPATVSRNELPRFPVTQPVFKIDLANALRGKPSMNTFPSPLDRREFLAATSLGILAARSATNPISAQDKPSAQSTTATGQTTPKSSDRVRIGVMGLGRGMAHVQSALATPGVELAWICDVDEKRLNSALKAIAAKHDQASAKAVLPQTTDDFRRILDDRTVDALVIAAPNFWQAPATILACAAGKHVYVEKPGSHDPQEAIWMVAAARKHKRLVQMGNQRRSWPAIQEAISKLHEGVIGRLTYARCWYNNLRKPVGPQSPAAIPAGLNFELWQGPVPRRDYVENLVHYQWHWFWDYGNGELGNNGIHALDLARWGLSGKQGERDHLQAVSYLGGHYHLGKTQESPDTGGCLFDYGTHGILWEGSSSHARRPDKLPFVEFYGEQGSLSIEGSGYRAFDMDGAEIAKNTGTGGDLIHFENFIEAIRGNQPLQAEIEEGQKSTMLCHLGNISWRLGQTLHSQSLKGNAEPSSISQSWNTTPEINNLWTRPHYAPGFAPQM
- a CDS encoding AAA family ATPase → MADLHALVARLEQNISLALLGKPEPVRQSLVALLAEGHLLVEDAPGVGKTSLAKAISKSLDCKFTRLQFTPDMLPSDILGSSVYLPNLGNFEFRKGPIFTNVLLADEINRTTPRTQSALLEAMSEGQVSIEGTTYALEAPFFVLATQNPFEFEGTYPLPENQLDRFMICIEIGYPAREVEKEVLVNHRSGQPVDRIGPVISGDELRQLQLATREVKVDDSINDYILDLVTATRTHEELQLGVSTRGAITLYRAVQGQAFLSGRDYAIPDDVKALAGPVLAHRTVLKGVMREGQRERSKAVIRQILNKTATPS
- a CDS encoding Trx7/PDZ domain-containing (seleno)protein; translated protein: MKCGVQILLLSCLVLNVGLPAAYGQSKPTREEKVRADKAKVESEGFWIYNDLARGLEEARKTGKPLVVVLRCIPCEECVKLDDDLMEKDPVVRPLLDQFVCVRIVGTNGLDLSLFQFDTDQSFAVFFLNADQTIYGRFGTRSHRTEWVGDVSLKGLAKALQKTLSLHADFKNVKSSLAAKRGATPEFATPEQFPALKAQYGPKLDYSGNVVKSCIHCHQIGDAKRTLQRSRSEPFPEELIFPYPHPASIGLILDPHECATIKDVVAGSWGQKAGLKAGDQLQTMNGQPLLSMADVQWVLHQTDAAGASISLEVLRNGSVKKVSLKLPAGWRKTGDLTWRSSTWGLRRMTTGGLVLEELTSAERQDLSIEEDKMALRAKHVGQYGPHAAAKSAGFEKGDVIVAYDNQTHLLREADLIAYGLQQTRPRQVIPVKVIRSGKTLTLRLPMQE
- a CDS encoding glucose 1-dehydrogenase, which gives rise to MKAVAVYPGKPHSIHLREIEPPQLDSIPGGRGVLVRSLEIGVDATDREINEALYGNAPTGFDYLVLGHESFGIVEAVGPNVKDLQPGDYVSCTVRRPGGSIYDQIGRNDITSEETYYERGINLRHGFLTERWVDDCEFMVKVPKQLKHLGVLSEPASVCAKAIEQAYLAQQRLQVWKPEVAYVMGSGQIGLLSTMMLRLKGLEVYTVARSRKAGNKKAEIAEAYGATYVSTAETPLDQLVKQTGKPQLIVEATGSSQLAFQAMEVLSHNGALVWTSITGGQGTATVPSDKINLEWVLGNKLLVGSVNGNRRHFELGIQALAHGELAFPGVTEKLLTTRVDGLENYAELIRRLVEDKEAIKVYLRVTSD
- a CDS encoding RNA polymerase subunit sigma, yielding MSGPIIRSGASPKFSENYDRIFGGTKKPAAKKAAAKPVAEAKPAAAKASKKAAVKAVAKKAAPKKAVKKATKKAAK